A genomic segment from Candidatus Binatia bacterium encodes:
- a CDS encoding peroxiredoxin, with translation MLKKGDRAPDFEAPTGDGKHFRLRDYLGRRHVVLYFFPRDFTPGCTKEACSFRDHRAEVARLDGEIVGVSLDPVERHAAFAEKYRLSFPLVSDVGARIAQKYGVARLGGWLPSKRVTFVIDKDGVIQEVIHSEFGIDMHIDRALATLRRLQGEPAS, from the coding sequence ATGCTGAAAAAAGGCGATCGCGCTCCGGACTTCGAGGCTCCCACCGGCGATGGCAAGCACTTTCGCCTGCGCGACTATCTCGGCCGGCGCCACGTGGTTCTGTACTTCTTTCCACGCGATTTCACCCCGGGATGCACGAAAGAGGCCTGCTCCTTTCGTGACCATCGAGCCGAAGTTGCCAGGTTGGATGGCGAGATCGTGGGCGTGAGTTTGGATCCGGTGGAACGCCATGCAGCGTTCGCAGAGAAATACCGGCTGAGCTTTCCGCTCGTGAGCGACGTGGGGGCGCGGATTGCCCAAAAATATGGCGTTGCCCGGCTCGGTGGATGGCTACCCTCCAAACGGGTGACGTTCGTGATCGACAAGGATGGGGTGATTCAAGAAGTGATTCACAGCGAGTTCGGGATCGACATGCACATCGATCGTGCCCTAGCCACGCTGCGACGTCTGCAGGGGGAACCAGCGAGTTGA